The genomic DNA CGAGCGCGTGCCGGTGGGCACCCGCGTTCTCATCAAGCGCAACGGCAAGTACCGGACCTGAGCGGCCGACGCCGATCGCCGGGCCGGTCAGCCGGCCGGCGCTGCCGCGGCGGACGCGTCGCGGACTTCTCCGGAGACGCGTCCGGCGAGGCGGGCCAGAGCTGCACGGTCCAGGCCGCCACCGTCCGCGGCGGGCCCGCCCGGCCGACCGTCCGGCGCCATGCCGTCGCTGGCCAGCACCGCGGCGGCGGTCAGGCCGGGTCCGGTCCTGCCGGTCGGCCGCTCCGGACCGATCGCGAAGCCGGCCCAGACCAGGAGAGCCGCGCACAGGGCCAGGCTGGCCAGCAGGGTCTTGAGGAAGGTCATGACTCATAACGAGCGGCTCCGGGCCGTCGTTCCGTTGCCAAGCTTCGCTCCGGCGGGCGGAACGCTTTGGCAACCATGACGGCCGAAACTCGGCGACGCGCCTGCGAGGCCGATTCGGTCGCCCGGCAAATTCGCCACATTGGCCGGGCACCGTCTCGGGCCCGACGAACTCGTCACCAGATTCTCGCCACCCGCGTGGACATCCCCGTTATGATCAGACCGATGCTTGCCCTGCTCCTCCTCTGCGGCCCCGCGGCCGCGGCCGGGACGGTCAGCGGCCCGGCGACCGTCATCGACGGCGACACGATCGAGGTGCAGGGCACGCGCATCCATCTCTACGGCATCGACGCCCCCGAGACCGCGCAGAGCTGCGAGACCGCCAAGGGGCGGGAGTATCGCTGCGGCCGCGAGGCCGCGCAGGCCCTGCGCGCGCGGATCGGCGGCGGCGTGGTCACCTGCGAGCGGCGCGAGGGCACTGTCGCCGGCCGCGTCGCCGGGATCTGCCATGTCCAGGGCGAGGATCTGTCCGCCTGGATGGTGGGCCAGGGGCTGGCGCTGGCCAGCCGCCAGGTGACAGCCCCCTACATCCGGCAGGAGGGCCACGCCTGGGCGACCCGCCGGGGCATCTGGGCCGGCACCTTCGAGAAGCCGGCCGACTGGCGCCAGGATCGGCGCCGGGTCGAGGCCGCGGCCGGGACGAGCGCGGCCGACTAGCGGCTCGCGCGACTCAGGCCGTCGCGTCCTGTCCCTCGGTGAATTCTCGCCACAGCAAGACCAGGGCGGCCATCACGGCCGGCCCGACGAACAGGCCGAGCAGCCCGAAGGTCTCGACGCCGCCGAGGATGCCGAGGAGCACCCACAGGAAGGGCAGCTTGGTCGTGCCGCCGATCAGCGCCGGACGGATGAAGTGGTCGGCCACGAAGGTCACGACGAGGCCCGCCGCCGCCACCACCAGAGCGGCCGTCACCGACCCCGCCGCCACAAGGAGGAGCGCCGCGACGGCGATCGCCACGGCGGCGCCGAAGGGGATCATCGCCGCCACCGCCGTGAACGCGCCGAGCAGAACGGGGTGGGGCACGCCCGCGAAGTGGTAGACGATCCCCAGCACGAAGCCCTCGCCGAGGCCCACCAGCACCAGCCCGTCGACCGTGCCGTGCACC from Methylobacterium radiotolerans JCM 2831 includes the following:
- a CDS encoding thermonuclease family protein; the protein is MLALLLLCGPAAAAGTVSGPATVIDGDTIEVQGTRIHLYGIDAPETAQSCETAKGREYRCGREAAQALRARIGGGVVTCERREGTVAGRVAGICHVQGEDLSAWMVGQGLALASRQVTAPYIRQEGHAWATRRGIWAGTFEKPADWRQDRRRVEAAAGTSAAD